CGGTAAGACCGGTTTGTGACTACCGAGCGGAACGCCGAACCGGTCTACAGCGACCGGATATTCACGGTCCCCAACATCCTCAGCGTGCTGAGGCTGATCGGCGTCCCGGTCTTCCTGTGGCTGCTGCTGGCCGAGAAGGCCGACGGCTGGGCCTTCGCGTTGCTGGTCGCCAGCGGCATCACCGACTGGGCCGACGGCAAACTGGCGCGTCTGCTGGACCAGTCCTCGAAGCTGGGCGCCCTGCTCGACCCGCTGGTCGATCGCCTCTATCTGCTGGCGACCCTGGGCGGCTTCCTGATTCGCGGCATCCTGCCCTGGTGGGTGGTGGTGATCCTGGTCGGCCGCGACGCGATCCTCACGCTCACCCTGGGCATCTACAAACGCCGCGACCTACCCCCGCCGGAGGTCATCTACCTCGGCAAGGCCGCCACCTTCGCGCTCATGTCGGCGCTGCCGTGGCTGCTGGCCGGTCAGATGGACTGGGCCGCCGCGGGTTTCGGCCGGGCGTTCGGTGGGGCATTCTTGATCTGGGGCACGGCGGTCTACGTCTGGACCGGAATCCTCTACCTCGGCAAGGCCGTCGCCGTGGCCCGAGCGATACCGCCCGCCCGCCCGAGCGATACCGCCCGCGCCACACCATGATCACTCCCGATAGGGTGTGCGCGGACGGATCGACGACGATCCCATGAGGAACGCCTGTTGAAAGGACACTGCCTGTGACCGCAGTACCCGAGGAGTTGCGCTACACCGAGGAGCACGAGTGGGTGAGCACCGTGGGTCCGACCCGGGTGCGGGTGGGCATCACCGATTACGCGCAGTCGCAGCTGGGTGACGTCGTGTTCGTGCAGTTGCCCGCGGTGGACCAGGTGGTGGCGAACGAGGAGAGCATCGCCGAGATCGAATCCACCAAGAGCGTGTCCGACATCTACGCTCCGCTCGCCGGGAAAGTCGTTGCGGTGAACGAGGTTCTGGACGCCGAGCCCGAGACCGTCAACTCCGATGCCTACGGCGACGGGTGGCTGTTCGAACTCGAGGTCGACTCCGCCGAAGCGCTCACCGCCGCGCTCGGGAAGCTCCTGGATGCCGCAGGTTATCAAGGAGTTATCGAGGGCTGAAGGAGCCTTCACAGTTCTACCTGCACGGGTACGCCCTGGCAGGGTACGGTCAATGCCAACAGAAGTGCGCGCAGCCGGTGCCCGGATCTTCCGGACCTACCCGAAGCAGGGAGCGGCGAAGTGCCGCATCGCTGAGGGCACCAATTGCTTGCATGGATTATTCGGTTCGAGGAGGAGAGCAAGGGTGAGCGAGAACAAGGACCCGGGTTACCAGGAAACGGCAGCAGAGACCACTTCGGTGTTCCGTGCCGACTTCCTGAACGAGGTCGACACGTCGCGCACCGAGCAGACCGGCGAGCAGCCGGTGCAGGGAGTGGAGGGTCTGCCGGCGGGCGCGGCCCTGCTGGTGGTCAAGCGTGGCCCCAACGCCGGTTCGCGTTTCCTGCTCGACCAGGCGACCACCTCGGCGGGACGCCATCCCGACAGCGACATCTTCCTGGACGATGTCACCGTCAGCCGTCGCCACGCGGAGTTCCGCATGGACGACGACACCTTCCAGGTCGTCGATGTGGGCAGCCTCAACGGCACCTATGTCAACCGGGAACCGGTGGATTCCTCGGAGCTGCAGAACGGTGACGAGGTCCAGATCGGCAAGTTCCGGCTGGTGTTCCTGACCGGTCCCCGTTCCTCGGTAAGCGATTCGTCGGCACTCTAGGACCGAGCGGAATGACTGGCGCAGCGCAGTGGACGCGTGGAGGCATGTCGATCGGCTCCGTGCTGGATCTGCTGCGTCCGGATTTTCCGGACATCACCATCTCCAAGATCCGATTCCTGGAGTCGGAGGGCCTGATCAGCCCGGAGCGCACGCCCTCGGGGTACCGCCGCTTCCATGTGGCCGACGTCGAGCGCCTGCGCTTCGTGCTGACCGCGCAGCGGGATCAGTACCTGCCGTTGAAGGTGATCAAGGAACAGCTCGAAGCGATCGACAGTGGTGCGGCGACGCTCGGGGTCCGGGAGGCCCGGGCCCGGGCGAACGCCGTGGGGGGAGCGAGGCCGCCGGTGCCGGAGACAACGGACCCCGTGGCCTCGAACGGGGGCGGTCGCCTGCGGCGGCTGAACGTCGTGCCCGGTGAGGTGTCGCCCGAGGAGCTCCGGTTCGATCACGAGATCCGGATCACCCGGGCGGATCTGCTCGAGCAAGCGGGCATCGACGAGAAGTTCCTGACCGAGTTGATTCGCGCCGGCCTCATTACGCCCGGCGCGGCAGGCTATTTCGACGGCGACGCCGTCACGCTGGCCCGCACCGCCCAGGCGTTGAGCGAATTCGGTTTGGAGGCAAGGCATCTGCGCGCCTTCAAGCTGGCCGCCGATCGCGAGGCCGCCATGGTCGCGCAGATCGCGGCGCCGATCGCCAAGAGCCGTGACGCGGATGCCCGCGCGCGGGCCGAGGAGACGGTCCGGGAGTTGGCGGCGTTGTCGCTGACCCTGCACACCTGCCTGGTGAAGACCTCTGTGCGCGCTTCCCTCGGGGGCTGAAATCTTCGCCTAGACTCGGTATTACAGCCGGGGGCTGGCGGCCGGTGTGGATTTTGGGAGGCAGTGCCATGAGGGAGCGAAGCGAGCGAATCAGTAAGCACAGCGCGCCTTCGCGCATGGCCGTGGTGAGCGCTAGCGAGGCACGGTCATGAGCGAAATGCGTGTGATCGGCATCCGTGTCGAACAGCCACAGAATCAGCCCGTGCTGTTGCTCCGCGAGGTCTCCGGTGATCGGTACCTACCCATTTGGATCGGTCAGGCCGAGGCCACCGCGATCGTGCTGGAGCAGGAGGGCGTGACGCCGATCCGCCCGCTGACCCACGACCTGGTCAAGATCCTGATCAAGGAGCTCGGTCACACCCTCAAGGAAGTGCGGATCGTGGATCTGCAGGAGGGCACCTTCTACGCCGACCTGGTCTTCGAGAACGATCTGCGGATCTCGGCGCGGCCCTCGGATTCGGTGGCCATCGCGCTGCGGGTGGGCTGCCCGATCTATGCCGAGGAGCCGGTGCTCGAGGAGGCCGGGCTGGTCATGCCGGACGAGCGCGAGGACGAGGTGGAGAAGTTCAAGGAGTTTCTCGAATCGGTATCTCCGGATGACTTCAAGGCCACGGACAGCTGACCAACTCCTGACCTGGCGATGATCTTCACCTGAGTTCCGAACGAGACAAATCCGTGTCTCTACCTCAGGTTTAGGGTTAAAAACACGCGGCCGTTCATGCTTGGACGGACCCGATTCTCCCGCAACAATCAGGAGAGTAGCCTCGATTGATAGGCCAACGCTCCAGACGTCCTCGAGACACGAGCCCAGCCCTGATAGGCAAGCAGTAAGGGAGTAGTCAGTGGGAGATCATCCGCAACCTCAGGATGTGGTGCAGCCAGGGCTGTTCCCCGATGACACCGTGCCCGACGAACTGGTCGGCTATCGGGTGCCCAGCGCTTGCCAGGTGGCCGGCATCACGTACCGTCAGCTCGATTACTGGGCACGGACCGGCTTGGTCGTTCCGTCCATCCGCAGTGCCACCGGGTCCGGCAGCCAGCGTCTCTACTCGTTCAAGGACATCCTGGTCCTCAAGATCGTCAAGCGCCTGCTCGACGCCGGCATCTCGCTGCAGAACATCCGCATCGCCGTGGATCACCTGCGCAGCCGCGGCGTCGAGGACCTCGCCGGCATCACCCTCTTCTCCGACGGCACCACCGTCTACGAATGCAGTTCCGCCGAGGAAGTGGTCGATTTACTGCAGGGCGGCCAGGGGGTGTTCGGCATCGCCGTCAGCGGCGCGATGCGCGAATTGACCGGTGCGATAGCCAATTTCCCGGCCGAGCGCGCCGAGGAGGGCAGCACCTCCGAGCGTCCCGAGGACGAACTGTCCTTCCGCCGCAAGGCCCGCATGAGCAAGACCGGTTAGTCGCCTGATGTACCGATGCGCGTCGCCCGTTGGGCGATGCGCATTTTCGTTGTCGCGACCCGGTTCGGTGTGAAACGGAGCCCAGGCAACATCGTCGTAACCTGTGTCCCCTTAGACTGGCGGGTGCGTCGCAGCCGTGCGGGAGAGTTCCGGGGGTAGCCTCGGACGCCGAAGGAGCAGCACCTCCCCGTCAATCTCTCAGGCACAAGGGACCGTGCGGAGTTTCGGCGCCTCTGGAAAGTGGTGGCTTCGCGTCATCCGCCCATGGTGAAAGGGCAACGGCCGCAAGGTCGTGGCCCGAATCTCTCAGGCATCGAGGACAGAGGGGGAGGGCAGACGACGATCGGCCGTCGAGGCCGACCCCGCCCACCCCCTGGAGCAGCCGTGATCTGGACTCGATCCTTCGCCGACCGCCATATCGGCCCCGACAGCGGTGCCGAGACGTCGCGCCTCCTCGAGACCGTGGGCGTCGAGTCGCTGGACGAACTCGCCGCCAAGGCCGTACCGGCCAGCATTCTGGACGCGGCGGCCGGCAACGGCCTGGACGCGCTGCCGCCCGCGCTCTCGGAGCACGAGGCGCTGGCCGAACTGGCCGCGCTGGCCGGATCGAACACCGTGGCCACCTCCATGATCGGGCTCGGCTACTACGACACGCTGACCCCGCCGGTGCTGCTGCGCAACCTCGTCGAGAACCCGGCCTGGTACACCGCCTACACGCCGTATCAGCCCGAGATCAGCCAGGGGCGGCTGGAAGCGCTGCTGAACTTCCAGACCATGGTCGCGGACCTGACCGCGATGGAGGTCGCCAACGCGTCCATGCTCGACGAGGCGACCGCGGCGGCCGAGGCGATGACCTTGCTGCAGCGGGCCAATCGCAAGAGCAAGTCGCCGCGGCTGCTCATCGACACCGATCTGTTCCCGCAGACCCGGACGCTGCTGTACACGCGCGCCGAACCGCTGGGCATCGAGATCGTCGAGGCCGATCTCGCCGATTCCGCACTGCCCGAGGGCGACTTCTTCGGCGTGATCGTGCAGCAGCCGGGGGCGTCGGGGCGGATCGTGGACTGGGCGCCGGTCATCGAGGCCGCGCACGCGCGTGGCGCGCTGGTGGCCGTCGGCGCGGATCTGCTTGCGCTGACGCTGATTACGCCGCCCGGTGAGCAGGGCGCGGACGTGTGTTTCGGCACCACGCAGCGTTTCGGAGTGCCGCTGGGCTTCGGTGGCCCGCACGCCGGATACCTCGCCGTGCATTCCGCGCACGCGCGGCAGCTGCCGGGCCGACTGGTCGGCGTGTCCGTGGACGCGGACGGGAACCTGGCCTACCGGCTCGCGCTGCAGACCCGTGAACAGCACATTCGCCGTGAGAAGGCGACCTCGAACATCTGCACCGCGCAGGTGCTGCTGGCCATCCTGGCCGCCATGTACGCCTCGTATCACGGCGCGGACGGGCTGCGGTCGCTGGCGCGGCGGGTGCACGGGCACGCGCAGTGGCTGGCGGCGGGGCTCGGCGACGCGGTGGTGCATCAGAGCTTCTTCGACACCGTGCTGGTGAACGTCCCCGGTGGCGCGGAAGGCATTGTGGCCAAGGCCAAGGGGCACGGGATCAACCTGCGGCTCGTCGACGCCGACCATGTCGCCATCGCCTGCGACGAGGTGACCACCGATGCCCACGTGGTAGCCGTGCTGGACTGCTTCGGCGCGGAGATCCCGGTCGGCCCCGAGGGCGCGCTGTTCCACGGCAAGCAGCGCCCGCACATCGAGGTCCGCACCTCGGAGTATCTGACCGCGCCCGCGTTCACCAGGTACCGCACCGAGACCGCCATGCTGCGCTACCTGCGCTCGCTGTCGGACAAGGACATCGCGCTGGATCGCAGCATGATTCCGCTGGGCTCGTGCACCATGAAGCTGAACGCGGCCGCGGAGATGGAGTCCATCACCTGGCCCGGCTTCAACCGGGTGCACCCGTACGCGCCGGTCGAGGACGCTCCCGGTCTGCTGAAGCTCATCGAGGATCTCGAGGCCTGGCTGTGCGCGGTCACCGGCTACGATCGAGTTTCCTTGCAGCCCAATGCCGGTAGCCAGGGCGAATACGCGGGCCTGCTGGCGATCCGCCGCTACCATCTGGATCGCGGTGACGCGCACCGCGATACCTGCCTGATCCCGTCGAGTGCGCACGGCACCAACGCCGCCTCCGCGGCCATGGTCGGCATGCGGGTGGAGGTCGTCAAGACCCGTCCCAACGGCGATATCGATCTCGACGACCTGCGGGCCAAGATCGCCGACCATGCCGAGCGGCTGGCCTGCATCATGATCACCTACCCGTCCACGCACGGCGTCTACGAGCACGAGGTCGCCGAGCTGTGCGGTCTGGTGCACGAGGCCGGCGGCCAGGTCTACGTCGACGGCGCGAACCTCAATGCCCTGGTGGGCCTGGCTCGTCCGGGCAAGTTCGGCGGCGACGTCAGCCACCTGAACCTGCACAAGACCTTCTGCATCCCGCACGGTGGCGGTGGCCCCGGCGTCGGCCCGGTCGCGGTGCGCGAGCACCTGGCCCGGTACCTGCCCGGCGATCCGCTCGACAAGGGTTCGCACGCGGTGTCGGCGGCCAAGTACGGCTCGGCGTCGATCCTCCCCATCACCTGGGCCTACATCCGGATGATGGGCGCCGACGGCCTGCGTCGTGCCACCCTGACGGCCATCGCCTCGGCCAATTACATTGCCCGCAAACTCGATCCGCACTTCCCGGTCCTCTACACCGGCGACAACGGCATGGTCGCCCACGAGTGCATCCTCGACCTGCGCGAGATCACCAAGCAGACCGGCGTCACCGTCGACGACGTCGCGAAGCGCCTGGCCGACTACGGCTTCCACGCCCCCACGATGAGCTTCCCCGTCGCGGGCACCCTCATGGTGGAGCCCACCGAAAGCGAGAACCTCGAGGAAATCGACGCTTTCATCGATGCCATGATCGCCATCAAGGCCGAGATCGACCAGGTGGCCGCCGGCGTGTGGCCCGTCGACGACAACCCGCTGCGCGGCGCCCCCCACACCGCCGAGTGCCTGGTCGGCGACTGGGACCACCCCTACACCCGCGAAAAAGCCGTTTACCCCATGGGCGTCAAGCACACCCGCCCGAAGGTCTGGCCCTCGGTCCGCCGCATCGACGGCGCCTACGGCGACCGCAACCTCGTCTGCTCCTGCCCGCCGCTGGAGGCGTACGCGGAGTGACCCGCCTTCGATCGGCTGAATAACGAAGCGCTCCACCGGTTCTCGGACCGGTGGAGCGCTTTCGTCTGAGCGGCGTCAGCGACTCAGGGGGTGGTGAGCGCTTGGGAGACGGCGGTGCCGAAGGGGAGATCGGCGGTGGTGTTGACCTTGGTGTAGGTGCCGCCGGTACGTTGGCTGAGGGTTTGCAGAGTTTGGGTGCCGGGACCGTTGACCACGATGATGTCGACGCGGACGGGGTGGGCCGGATCGGTGACGGCGGCGATGTCGGCGAGGAGCTGGTCGCCGGTGACGGTGGAATCGTCCTCGGGGCCGTCGGTGATGAGCAGAATCGAATTGGTCCGGGCCGCCGCGTAATTGGCGAGCACGTTCTTGTAGGCGGCTTCCAGCGTGGGGTAGGTGCGGTCGGGTTTGGACGGGCTCACCGTGACCGTGGTCAAGCCCTGGGCGACGGCATTGCGCTGCGCGTCCGACAGCGGCGCGGCCGGCGTGACCACCTTGTAGGGATTGTTGCCGTCGAGGTTCTTGGCGTACTCCCAGACGCCCAGGCCGAAGTCGGGCGGCATGACGCCCATCGTGGACTGCAGTGCCGCAACGGCATTCGCGAGCCGGGTCCCGTACCCCTCGGCGGCCGACATCGAGGACGACACGTCCAGCAGGACGGTGGCCTGCACGCCGAGCACCGGATGCGCCACGATCTGATTCACCTTGTCCAGCACGGTCTTCGCGGGGACCGCACTGGTGGCCGGGGGAGCGGCCCCGAAACCGTTGTCGGTGAACAGTTTCGACTGTTCGGGCGCACGCAGGAAGTCGGCGAACAGTCCGGCGATCAGATTCTGGGTTTGATCCACCCAGGCCCCGGTGAGCTGGGCGGCCGGATAGTCCGCGACC
This sequence is a window from Nocardia yunnanensis. Protein-coding genes within it:
- the garA gene encoding glycogen accumulation regulator GarA, with product MSENKDPGYQETAAETTSVFRADFLNEVDTSRTEQTGEQPVQGVEGLPAGAALLVVKRGPNAGSRFLLDQATTSAGRHPDSDIFLDDVTVSRRHAEFRMDDDTFQVVDVGSLNGTYVNREPVDSSELQNGDEVQIGKFRLVFLTGPRSSVSDSSAL
- a CDS encoding CDP-alcohol phosphatidyltransferase family protein is translated as MTTERNAEPVYSDRIFTVPNILSVLRLIGVPVFLWLLLAEKADGWAFALLVASGITDWADGKLARLLDQSSKLGALLDPLVDRLYLLATLGGFLIRGILPWWVVVILVGRDAILTLTLGIYKRRDLPPPEVIYLGKAATFALMSALPWLLAGQMDWAAAGFGRAFGGAFLIWGTAVYVWTGILYLGKAVAVARAIPPARPSDTARATP
- a CDS encoding MerR family transcriptional regulator, with product MGDHPQPQDVVQPGLFPDDTVPDELVGYRVPSACQVAGITYRQLDYWARTGLVVPSIRSATGSGSQRLYSFKDILVLKIVKRLLDAGISLQNIRIAVDHLRSRGVEDLAGITLFSDGTTVYECSSAEEVVDLLQGGQGVFGIAVSGAMRELTGAIANFPAERAEEGSTSERPEDELSFRRKARMSKTG
- a CDS encoding MerR family transcriptional regulator, with amino-acid sequence MSIGSVLDLLRPDFPDITISKIRFLESEGLISPERTPSGYRRFHVADVERLRFVLTAQRDQYLPLKVIKEQLEAIDSGAATLGVREARARANAVGGARPPVPETTDPVASNGGGRLRRLNVVPGEVSPEELRFDHEIRITRADLLEQAGIDEKFLTELIRAGLITPGAAGYFDGDAVTLARTAQALSEFGLEARHLRAFKLAADREAAMVAQIAAPIAKSRDADARARAEETVRELAALSLTLHTCLVKTSVRASLGG
- the gcvP gene encoding aminomethyl-transferring glycine dehydrogenase translates to MIWTRSFADRHIGPDSGAETSRLLETVGVESLDELAAKAVPASILDAAAGNGLDALPPALSEHEALAELAALAGSNTVATSMIGLGYYDTLTPPVLLRNLVENPAWYTAYTPYQPEISQGRLEALLNFQTMVADLTAMEVANASMLDEATAAAEAMTLLQRANRKSKSPRLLIDTDLFPQTRTLLYTRAEPLGIEIVEADLADSALPEGDFFGVIVQQPGASGRIVDWAPVIEAAHARGALVAVGADLLALTLITPPGEQGADVCFGTTQRFGVPLGFGGPHAGYLAVHSAHARQLPGRLVGVSVDADGNLAYRLALQTREQHIRREKATSNICTAQVLLAILAAMYASYHGADGLRSLARRVHGHAQWLAAGLGDAVVHQSFFDTVLVNVPGGAEGIVAKAKGHGINLRLVDADHVAIACDEVTTDAHVVAVLDCFGAEIPVGPEGALFHGKQRPHIEVRTSEYLTAPAFTRYRTETAMLRYLRSLSDKDIALDRSMIPLGSCTMKLNAAAEMESITWPGFNRVHPYAPVEDAPGLLKLIEDLEAWLCAVTGYDRVSLQPNAGSQGEYAGLLAIRRYHLDRGDAHRDTCLIPSSAHGTNAASAAMVGMRVEVVKTRPNGDIDLDDLRAKIADHAERLACIMITYPSTHGVYEHEVAELCGLVHEAGGQVYVDGANLNALVGLARPGKFGGDVSHLNLHKTFCIPHGGGGPGVGPVAVREHLARYLPGDPLDKGSHAVSAAKYGSASILPITWAYIRMMGADGLRRATLTAIASANYIARKLDPHFPVLYTGDNGMVAHECILDLREITKQTGVTVDDVAKRLADYGFHAPTMSFPVAGTLMVEPTESENLEEIDAFIDAMIAIKAEIDQVAAGVWPVDDNPLRGAPHTAECLVGDWDHPYTREKAVYPMGVKHTRPKVWPSVRRIDGAYGDRNLVCSCPPLEAYAE
- a CDS encoding bifunctional nuclease family protein translates to MSEMRVIGIRVEQPQNQPVLLLREVSGDRYLPIWIGQAEATAIVLEQEGVTPIRPLTHDLVKILIKELGHTLKEVRIVDLQEGTFYADLVFENDLRISARPSDSVAIALRVGCPIYAEEPVLEEAGLVMPDEREDEVEKFKEFLESVSPDDFKATDS
- the gcvH gene encoding glycine cleavage system protein GcvH; the protein is MPVTAVPEELRYTEEHEWVSTVGPTRVRVGITDYAQSQLGDVVFVQLPAVDQVVANEESIAEIESTKSVSDIYAPLAGKVVAVNEVLDAEPETVNSDAYGDGWLFELEVDSAEALTAALGKLLDAAGYQGVIEG